A portion of the Toxoplasma gondii ME49 chromosome VIIb, whole genome shotgun sequence genome contains these proteins:
- a CDS encoding DNA-directed RNA polymerase I RPAC2 (encoded by transcript TGME49_261540~Gene product name based on ToxoDB Community Expert Annotation.) produces the protein MADDGAGGSSCGASSSPSGKAWTAGVHEQEACKASQLTFTLTGEDHTLGNTIRSILVRKPGVEFAGYSVPHPTQPEMNIRLQTTGESAMQLLRESFDDLASICDHLDTLYDEALEDFMKKQGESSEMTS, from the exons ATGGCGGATGACGGTGCGGGAGGAAGCTCTTGCGGAGCTTCCTCCAGTCCGTCTGGAAAAGCGTGGACAGCGGGTGTCCACGAGCAGGAGGCTTGCAAGGCCTCCCAGTTGACCTTTACCCTTACTGGCGAAGACCATACGTTGGGTAACACCATCAGATCTATCCTTGTTCGAAAACCCGGAGTGGAGTTCGCAGGCTATTCCGTTCCCCATCCAACACAACCGGAGATGAATATCCGCCTCCAGACAACAG GCGAATCAGCAATGCAGCTGTTGCGAGAGAGCTTTGACGACCTGGCGAGCATATGCGATCATCTGGATACGCTCTACGATGAAGCTCTCGAGGACTTCATgaagaagcagggagagTCGTCGGAGATGACCTCTTGA
- a CDS encoding eukaryotic aspartyl protease superfamily protein (encoded by transcript TGME49_261530), with protein sequence MAPQWCSVPLREGWTAESHGKQRPIKPVLLRSDTMETLQKAARTRFVPGRPNSWRWSKLLPYLAAALFASAGCTWHPDRTGVVTTLVLGSELPAVNAVDQTTGTLGDARHHNDRTQMDPLESNGSQAAGDSPQQTISTAKSTLMSLGSRQARSKQNKHQQTSSKNLSSYQKRSMQEEKAALPLRSYAYGNIHQTAYYFADVVVGTPAVQRQSLILDTGSSVLAFPCTSCKSCGRHMDPPFDCSSSSTCKSVPCSSTCTHCDAKQKRCAYRVSYMEGSSLQGFWHEDQFRLLAPPRTVTRNNQSFYDIKSQLLQAQRKVHSSDDSGPSSLLTQPVRTNFGCHVQETELFVDQKASGIWGLEIWSQFGPETYMTRTLLSSTKGSRAVTPASLPDGATSFALCLAEHGGAFSIGDANGELHTSDTVTTNFIPHQESYSAYLSGISVGDKIISLGNSSDERTDPSNVPQTLRGSALQSSSPARNERPNPPHHTPHPSTKFEVLLDSGTTMSYFPTRIYDEIVSAIEEFAELKGGRRTGNDRRRLAGAGEKLTAAIKEARGNNSPTRGKLIRLLGREEHDSGSEFAPNSIVTAQQRATARNLAATTPLGVEQETLSTGTEDFSEIASAWSAEQDDELIINFVDRLTTDKSNVETSGTINAEGIRRAAPGEISISNPQRRRQERPTPSLAKIPATSEATQHIDNSTSASAAGGQDSKTPRHNKHLAPGRDRRQQRRQARRVELGEEVRDSEAEAIGDIITTLSVDDEVAYELLPPSASPRQSQAVKVESTAGELCFYLPKGRADLSYFPDIWLHFVPPHQNGGAASPLRRDDTTVQDARDNEVSVNKKAGSGWVRWQPASYLYTKGNEHYRCVAMSDDPRADSSGVLGSSFFIGHDLIFDVRHEMIGIAEASCPGIKLKDRPKDLPM encoded by the exons ATGGCACCACAGTGGTGCTCTGTGCCCCTCAGAGAGGGTTGGACCGCTGAGAGTCACGGAAAGCAACGACCGATTAAGCCCGTTTTACTTCGCTCGGACACCATGGAGACGTTACAGAAAGCCGCTCGAACCCGTTTTGTTCCCGGTCGTCCGAATAGTTGGAGATGGAGTAAATTACTACCGTACCTGGCCGCTGCGTTGTTCGCGAGCGCGGGCTGCACCTGGCACCCTGACAGAACTGGTGTAGTGACCACTCTGGTTCTAGGTTCAGAGTTGCCAGCTGTAAACGCTGTAGACCAGACAACAGGTACTTTAGGAGACGCGCGGCACCACAACGACCGAACCCAAATGGACCCGCTGGAGTCTAACGGCTCGCAAGCAGCAGGTGACAGCCCTCAACAAACCATATCGACGGCGAAGTCTACGCTGATGAGCTTAGGTTCTCGTCAAGCGAGGTCGAAACAAAATAAACACCAACAGACATCTTCAAAAAACCTCTCAAGTTATCAGAAAAGAAGTatgcaagaagagaaggcggctCTACCACTCCGGAGTTATGCGTATGGGAACATCCATCAAACAGCGTACTACTTTGCAG ACGTAGTAGTTGGTACTCCGGCGGTGCAGCGCCAAAGTCTCATCCTCGACACTGGATCTTCTGTGCTAGCGTTCCCTTGCACGTCATGCAA GTCGTGCGGTAGACATATGGACCCTCCATTCGACTGCTCTTCAAGCTCCACATGCAAGAGTGTCCCGTGCAGTTCGACCTGCACTCACTGTGAtgcgaaacagaaaag GTGTGCATACCGTGTGTCGTACATGGAAGGCAGCAGTCTGCAAGGCTTTTGGCATGAAGACCAGTTCCGGCTTCTGGCCCCACCTCGGAcagtgacaagaaataatCAGTCGTTTTATGATATCAAGAGTCAACTTCTTCAGGCTCAACGAAAGGTGCATTCTTCAGACGACTCTGGACCTTCATCACTCCTAACCCAGCCCGTCAGAACAAATTTTGGTTGTCACGTACAGGAAACAGAACTGTTTGTCGACCAGAAGGCAAGCGGAATTTGGGGGCTAGAAATATGGAGTCAATTCGGCCCGGAAACGTACATGACGCGTACTTTGTTGAGTTCAACTAAAGGGAGTAGGGCTGTTACCCCCGCATCCCTCCCAGACGGAGCGACCTCCTTTGCCCTCTGTCTTGCGGAGCATGGCGGCGCTTTTTCCATAGGAGACGCTAATGGAGAGCTGCACACTTCAGATACAGTAACGACGAACTTTATTCCACATCAAGAGTCCTATTCAGCATACCTCTCCGGTATCAGCGTTGGTGATAAGATTATATCTCTCGGCAACAGTAGTGATGAGAGAACCGATCCAAGCAATGTGCCTCAGACTCTGCGAGGGAGCGCTCTTCAGAGTAGCAGTCCAGCCCGAAATGAGCGGCCTAATCCTCCACATCACACGCCGCATCCGTCGACTAAATTTGAGGTGCTGCTTGACTCGGGTACCACGATGAGCTATTTCCCCACAAGAATTTATGACGAAATAGTAAGCGCTATCGAAGAGTTCGCAGAACTAAAGGGTGGCCGTCGAACTGGGAATGATCGAAGACGACTAGCAGGTGCCGGGGAGAAACTAACAGCAGCGATCAAGGAGGCTCGTGGAAATAACAGCCCTACCAGAGGAAAACTTATCAGACTACTTGGCCGGGAAGAACACGATTCAGGTTCTGAATTTGCTCCGAACTCCATAGTGACGGCACAGCAACGAGCCACGGCGCGAAACCTAGCGGCCACAACACCGTTGGGCGTTGAACAAGAAACACTTTCAACTGGTACGGAAGACTTTTCCGAGATTGCTTCGGCTTGGAGTGCTGAGCAAGACGACGAGCTTATCATAAACTTCGTGGACAGGTTAACTACTGATAAGAGTAATGTCGAAACTAGTGGCACGATAAATGCAGAAGGTATCAGGCGAGCCGCCCCAGGTGAAATCAGCATTTCTAACCCGCAGCGCCGACGTCAGGAGCGCCCCACTCCCAGTTTAGCAAAGATCCCAGCAACAAGCGAAGCTACGCAGCATATTGACAACTCAACGTCAGCATCTGCAGCAGGGGGACAAGACTCGAAGACACCGCGCCACAACAAGCATCTCGCTCCTGGTCGCGatcggagacagcagcgtcGTCAGGCGAGGCGCGTGGAGCTGGGAGAGGAGgtgagagacagcgaagctgAAGCGATTGGCGACATTATCACCACACTAAGCGTAGACGACGAAGTCGCGTATGAGCTGTTGCCGCCCTCAGCTTCACCGAGACAGAGTCAGGCGGTCAAGGTGGAAAGCACAGCTGGTGAACTTTGTTTCTATCTGCCCAAGGGTCGGGCCGACCTGTCCTACTTCCCAGATATCTGGCTGCACTTTGTTCCACCCCATCAGAATGGTGGGGCGGCAAGTCCTCTCCGAAGGGATGACACAACAGTGCAAGATGCCCGAGATAACGAAGTCAGCGTAAATAAGAAAGCAGGTTCGGGGTGGGTGCGCTGGCAACCCGCAAGCTACTTGTACACGAAAGGAAACGAGCATTATCGATGCGTGGCGATGAGTGACGATCCTAGAGCCGACAGTTCCGGCGTCTTGGGCAGCAGCTTTTTCATCGGTCATGATCTCATCTTCGATGTTCGACATGAAATGATTGGTATCGCCGAGGCAAGTTGTCCAGGGATCAAACTTAAAGATCGGCCCAAGGACCTGCCCATGTAA